A region of bacterium DNA encodes the following proteins:
- a CDS encoding GAF domain-containing protein, with translation MNLDHPQGNGQVTFASRSAANVEEAPAFPFQSFLSLKPLIDLWRQYAADANPVKSAAARQMLAELLKAPALIQSAVELEAIARHKALVEQLFSIVFPHAYWETMPAAAAVPFEARPFHLTPAIKLLNLFSENGGFNRGLNIEPAPLMLGRILNAYSHILRRFYDVETQFEHPLVFTTSDPKTGLARYYQINLDLRFVEIKKVGEPAPLSAEEIRKLLANPTVLEAWYELIPPACFEFHGFAVFTASDVTDQQLLSSLKNDLLEKNALVEPARLQRVQEKLRALLRRPGLQLGLAGIPGAPSMLREHGRKIGESFILHDACRQQSATFAGSLYDHALQHDEIVIVENLEAYPAATGVERALRQQGIRNIFVAPLQYEDKLVGLFELGSAQPGDINAMNAFKLHEVFPLFAVAVKRSLDELNDRVEAVIKENCTAIHPAVEWRFRAAALEYLQNRQAGLPEEMEPIVFNEVYPLYGLSDVRGSTRRRQEAIRADLTEQLQLARQAIGAARAERPLPFLAQLENRLDQQLERIARGMNSGEELSMLEFLRHEIEPCFEPLQEFSAAVGERIAAYRAALDPGLGFVYRQRRDFEGSITQLNEIICSFIEAQQEKAQAIFPHYFEKYKSDGVDHGLYLGASLVEKGGFDPLYLKNIRLWQLLLMCGVARLAEAEKPKLNVPLEMAHLILVQNAPLAIRFRYDEKKFDVDGAYNVRYAIMKKRIDKALIRGTRERLTQPGRLAIIYTQPREAAEYREYLDYLHTIGEVTGAVEESDLEDLEGLHGLRALRVQVRLAPALSPAPAAEQPQPAAEAPAGEVEIGA, from the coding sequence ATGAATCTCGATCACCCGCAGGGCAATGGGCAAGTCACCTTCGCCAGCCGGAGCGCGGCGAATGTGGAGGAGGCACCCGCCTTCCCATTCCAATCCTTTCTCAGTCTCAAACCGCTCATCGATCTGTGGCGCCAATACGCCGCTGACGCCAATCCGGTCAAGTCCGCCGCTGCCCGGCAAATGCTGGCGGAATTGTTGAAAGCGCCGGCGCTGATTCAGTCCGCGGTGGAATTGGAGGCGATTGCCAGGCACAAAGCGCTGGTGGAGCAGCTTTTCAGCATCGTCTTTCCGCATGCCTATTGGGAAACCATGCCCGCCGCGGCGGCCGTGCCCTTCGAGGCCAGGCCCTTTCACCTGACGCCGGCGATCAAGCTGCTCAACCTCTTCAGCGAAAACGGCGGCTTCAATCGCGGCTTGAACATCGAACCGGCGCCGCTGATGCTCGGCCGCATCCTCAACGCCTATTCCCACATTCTGCGGCGATTCTACGACGTCGAAACCCAGTTTGAGCATCCGCTGGTGTTCACCACGTCCGATCCTAAAACCGGCTTGGCGCGCTACTATCAGATCAACCTCGATCTGCGCTTCGTGGAAATCAAAAAAGTCGGCGAGCCGGCGCCGCTGTCGGCGGAGGAAATCCGCAAGCTGCTCGCCAATCCCACGGTGCTGGAGGCATGGTATGAATTGATTCCGCCGGCGTGCTTCGAGTTTCATGGCTTTGCGGTTTTTACCGCCAGCGACGTGACCGATCAGCAATTGTTGTCTTCGCTCAAGAATGACCTACTCGAAAAGAACGCGTTGGTGGAGCCGGCGCGTCTGCAGCGTGTCCAGGAAAAGCTGCGTGCGCTGCTGCGGCGTCCGGGTTTGCAACTCGGCCTGGCCGGGATTCCGGGGGCGCCCAGCATGTTGCGCGAACACGGCCGCAAGATCGGCGAGAGTTTCATTCTGCACGACGCTTGCCGGCAGCAGAGCGCCACCTTTGCCGGCTCGCTTTACGATCATGCCCTGCAGCACGATGAAATCGTGATCGTCGAGAATCTCGAGGCCTACCCGGCGGCGACCGGCGTCGAGCGCGCCCTCCGGCAGCAGGGGATCCGGAACATCTTCGTCGCCCCGCTGCAGTATGAAGACAAGCTCGTCGGCTTGTTCGAGCTGGGCTCTGCGCAGCCCGGCGACATCAATGCCATGAATGCCTTCAAGCTGCACGAGGTGTTTCCGCTTTTTGCCGTTGCCGTCAAGCGCAGTCTGGATGAGCTTAACGATCGCGTCGAAGCCGTCATCAAGGAGAACTGCACTGCCATTCATCCCGCGGTGGAGTGGCGCTTTCGCGCGGCGGCGCTCGAATATCTGCAAAACCGCCAGGCCGGTTTGCCGGAGGAAATGGAGCCGATCGTTTTCAATGAGGTGTATCCGCTCTATGGCCTCTCCGACGTGCGCGGCTCGACGCGCCGGCGCCAGGAGGCCATCCGCGCCGATTTGACCGAACAACTGCAGCTTGCGCGCCAGGCCATCGGCGCCGCGCGCGCCGAGCGGCCGTTGCCGTTTCTGGCGCAACTCGAGAATCGCCTGGATCAGCAATTGGAAAGAATCGCCCGCGGCATGAACTCGGGCGAGGAACTGAGCATGCTCGAGTTCCTCCGCCACGAGATCGAGCCCTGTTTCGAGCCGTTGCAGGAGTTCTCCGCGGCGGTGGGCGAACGCATCGCGGCGTATCGCGCGGCGCTCGATCCCGGCCTTGGCTTCGTCTATCGCCAGCGCCGGGATTTCGAAGGCAGCATCACCCAGCTCAATGAAATCATCTGCAGCTTCATCGAGGCCCAGCAGGAAAAGGCGCAAGCCATCTTTCCGCATTACTTCGAAAAATACAAAAGCGACGGCGTTGACCACGGCCTCTACCTGGGCGCGTCTTTGGTGGAGAAGGGCGGCTTCGATCCGCTCTATCTCAAGAACATCCGCCTGTGGCAGCTTCTGCTCATGTGCGGCGTGGCGCGCCTGGCCGAAGCCGAAAAGCCGAAGCTCAACGTGCCGCTGGAGATGGCCCATCTCATTCTGGTGCAAAACGCGCCGCTGGCCATCCGCTTTCGTTACGATGAAAAGAAGTTCGACGTGGACGGCGCCTACAACGTGCGTTATGCCATCATGAAGAAGCGCATCGACAAGGCCTTGATCCGGGGCACGCGCGAGCGGCTGACGCAACCGGGGCGGCTTGCGATCATCTACACCCAGCCGCGCGAAGCGGCCGAGTATCGCGAATACCTCGACTATCTGCATACCATCGGCGAAGTGACCGGCGCGGTGGAAGAGTCTGATTTGGAGGATCTCGAGGGCTTGCACGGCTTGCGCGCGCTGCGCGTGCAGGTGCGGTTGGCGCCGGCCCTGTCGCCTGCGCCGGCCGCAGAGCAACCCCAGCCCGCTGCCGAGGCACCGGCAGGCGAGGTGGAAATCGGCGCTTGA
- the panB gene encoding 3-methyl-2-oxobutanoate hydroxymethyltransferase yields the protein MSAQNPQAKVTILDLHEKKTRGEKIVMLTAYDYTSALLVDQAGVEVILVGDSLGMVMLGYDSTVAVTMTEMLHHCRAVARGARRAFKIGDMPFGSYEASPAEAVRNAARFLKDGLMEAVKLEGGLEMAPAVKAIVAAGIPVMGHIGLTPQSLSKFGGYRVQGKTAESAFELLQDALILQDAGCFAIVLEAIPAPLAALITARLEIPAIGIGAGADCDGQVLVYHDLLGLFEGWQPRFVKRYAQAGNLIRAALLRYREEVSNRSFPGAEHTYQMPPAEMARLEEMINNAEAQ from the coding sequence ATGTCTGCGCAAAATCCACAAGCCAAGGTCACGATTCTCGATCTGCACGAGAAAAAAACGCGCGGCGAGAAAATCGTGATGCTGACCGCCTATGACTACACCTCGGCGCTGCTGGTCGATCAAGCGGGCGTGGAGGTCATTCTGGTGGGCGATTCGCTCGGTATGGTGATGTTGGGCTACGACAGCACCGTGGCCGTGACCATGACCGAGATGCTGCACCATTGCCGGGCGGTGGCACGCGGCGCGCGCCGCGCCTTCAAGATCGGCGACATGCCGTTCGGCTCCTATGAAGCCTCGCCGGCGGAAGCGGTGCGCAATGCCGCGCGCTTCCTGAAGGACGGCCTGATGGAGGCGGTCAAGCTCGAAGGCGGTCTGGAGATGGCGCCCGCGGTCAAAGCCATCGTGGCCGCCGGCATTCCGGTGATGGGGCACATCGGCCTGACGCCGCAATCGCTGTCCAAATTCGGCGGCTATCGCGTGCAGGGAAAAACCGCGGAAAGCGCCTTCGAGCTGCTGCAGGATGCGCTCATTCTGCAGGATGCCGGCTGTTTCGCCATCGTGCTCGAAGCGATTCCCGCCCCGCTGGCCGCGTTGATCACTGCGCGGCTGGAGATCCCGGCGATTGGCATCGGCGCGGGCGCGGACTGTGACGGCCAGGTGCTGGTCTATCACGATCTGCTCGGCTTGTTCGAAGGCTGGCAGCCGCGTTTCGTCAAACGCTACGCGCAAGCCGGCAACCTCATTCGCGCCGCGCTGCTGCGCTACCGCGAGGAGGTGAGCAACCGCAGCTTTCCCGGCGCCGAGCACACGTATCAAATGCCGCCGGCCGAGATGGCCAGGTTGGAGGAAATGATCAACAACGCGGAAGCGCAGTAG
- a CDS encoding 2-dehydropantoate 2-reductase, with product MRVAVIGIGALGSLFAARFHSQCDLVMCGDWPEQVQAVRRDGLTLIDRHQRASLQRVRIANEVREVGRVDLAFVLVKSYKTGQAAALAEQILSAEGLAVTLQNGLGHAEILQAVLSPRRVILGSTAQGATLVRPGVVRHAGEGPTYLARPAAWTPAFERLLQLFEHAQMEVQVIAEVNRVLWSKLVISAGINPLTALLRQPNGYLVENEPARGLMLEAVAEAARVARTQGVALDPAEAGAQALAVARATAGNQSSMLQDVLRGAPTEVEAITGMIVACGAPAGLATPVNALLLRLLRTGAQQIDIGALVRLREHDRHL from the coding sequence ATGCGGGTTGCAGTCATCGGCATCGGCGCATTGGGCAGCCTGTTCGCGGCGCGGTTTCATTCGCAGTGCGATTTGGTCATGTGCGGCGACTGGCCGGAGCAAGTGCAGGCCGTGCGCCGCGACGGCTTGACGTTGATCGACCGGCACCAGCGCGCCAGTTTGCAACGCGTGCGCATTGCCAATGAAGTGCGCGAAGTCGGCCGTGTCGACCTGGCTTTCGTTTTGGTGAAGAGTTACAAGACCGGGCAGGCGGCGGCCCTGGCGGAGCAGATTCTTTCGGCGGAGGGATTGGCGGTAACGCTGCAAAACGGGCTGGGTCACGCGGAAATCCTGCAGGCGGTGCTGTCGCCGCGCCGGGTGATCTTGGGCAGCACTGCTCAAGGCGCCACGCTGGTGCGTCCGGGCGTGGTGCGCCATGCCGGCGAGGGCCCGACATATCTGGCGCGGCCGGCGGCGTGGACGCCCGCGTTTGAACGATTGCTGCAGCTCTTCGAGCATGCGCAGATGGAGGTGCAGGTCATCGCGGAGGTCAACCGTGTGCTGTGGAGCAAGCTCGTTATCAGCGCCGGCATCAATCCGCTGACCGCGTTGTTGCGCCAGCCCAACGGCTATCTGGTGGAAAACGAGCCGGCGCGCGGCCTGATGCTGGAAGCCGTGGCCGAGGCTGCGCGTGTGGCGCGCACGCAAGGCGTGGCGCTCGATCCTGCCGAAGCCGGCGCGCAGGCGCTGGCAGTGGCGCGGGCCACGGCCGGCAATCAATCTTCGATGCTGCAGGATGTGCTGCGCGGCGCGCCCACGGAAGTCGAGGCGATTACCGGCATGATCGTGGCCTGCGGCGCGCCCGCCGGCCTGGCCACGCCGGTCAATGCCCTGCTGCTGCGCTTGCTGCGCACCGGCGCACAACAAATCGACATTGGCGCACTGGTTCGCTTGAGAGAACATGATCGTCACCTCTGA
- the panC gene encoding pantoate--beta-alanine ligase, whose amino-acid sequence MIVTSEIARVRAVRWENPPLRWGFVPTMGYLHEGHLALVRRARAENDRVAVSIFVNPMQFGPREDLSTYPRALARDLDLLAGVPADLVLTPGEAEMYPAGFQTVVTVQHVAQPLEGSSRPTHFQGVATVVAKLFNIVQPARAYFGQKDAQQTVVVRRMAQDLNFNLEVIVCPTVREADGLAMSSRNAYLSPEERRAAPVLARALTAAQEAWRAGERRAEALRQLLRDTIATEKLARVDYVSVADPMTLAELETISGPALLSLAVFFGKTRLIDNLQVAAD is encoded by the coding sequence ATGATCGTCACCTCTGAAATTGCCCGCGTGCGCGCGGTGCGCTGGGAAAATCCGCCTTTGCGCTGGGGCTTCGTGCCCACCATGGGCTACTTGCATGAAGGCCATCTCGCGCTCGTGCGGCGCGCCCGCGCCGAGAACGACAGAGTCGCGGTCAGCATTTTCGTCAATCCTATGCAGTTCGGCCCGCGTGAAGACTTGAGCACGTACCCGCGCGCACTCGCGCGCGATCTTGACCTGCTTGCGGGGGTGCCGGCTGATCTCGTGCTTACGCCGGGCGAAGCGGAGATGTATCCTGCCGGATTTCAAACGGTCGTCACCGTGCAGCACGTCGCGCAGCCATTGGAGGGAAGTTCACGGCCCACGCATTTTCAGGGCGTGGCTACGGTGGTGGCGAAGCTGTTCAACATTGTCCAGCCGGCGCGCGCCTATTTCGGCCAGAAAGATGCGCAACAAACCGTGGTGGTGCGCCGGATGGCGCAAGATCTCAATTTCAATCTGGAAGTCATCGTGTGCCCGACCGTGCGGGAAGCGGATGGCCTGGCCATGAGCTCGCGCAATGCCTATCTCTCGCCGGAAGAACGCCGCGCCGCCCCGGTGCTCGCGCGCGCGCTCACCGCGGCGCAGGAGGCCTGGCGCGCCGGCGAACGCCGGGCCGAAGCGTTGCGGCAATTGCTGCGCGACACCATCGCGACGGAGAAACTCGCGCGGGTGGATTATGTGAGCGTGGCCGACCCCATGACTTTGGCAGAGCTTGAAACCATCAGCGGCCCGGCGCTGCTCTCGCTGGCAGTCTTTTTCGGCAAGACCAGATTGATTGACAATCTGCAGGTGGCGGCAGATTAA
- a CDS encoding beta-lactamase family protein — protein MERISQTEVLFKAYAQPAAPGAAVMVIHNGKPVLVRAYGLANLAEKLPVLPATNFRLASVTKQFTAMSIMMLVERGKLDYERTLAGLFPDFPEYGRAVTIRHLLQHTSGLIDYEDLLPDTATVQVLDRKVLALMQAQDSTYFPPGTQYRYSNSGYAVLAMVVERVTGMRFAEFLRANIFAPLGMNNTVAFENGVSSVKHRALGYREENGAFVLKDQSLTSAVLGDGGIYSSIEDLFKWDQALYTERLVSAATLQQAFTPGVLADGRPLDYGLGWRLQEYRGHRRVQHTGSTSGFRNVIQRYPDDKFSVIILTNRAEPEVEELATQLTDIFLFGK, from the coding sequence ATGGAAAGAATCTCGCAAACGGAAGTTTTGTTCAAGGCCTATGCTCAGCCGGCAGCGCCCGGCGCCGCGGTGATGGTCATTCACAACGGCAAGCCGGTTTTAGTGCGGGCTTACGGTCTCGCCAATCTTGCGGAGAAATTGCCGGTGCTGCCTGCCACCAATTTCCGGCTGGCCTCGGTGACGAAGCAATTCACCGCCATGAGCATCATGATGCTGGTCGAACGCGGCAAACTGGACTACGAGCGCACGCTCGCCGGCCTCTTTCCGGATTTTCCGGAATACGGCCGCGCTGTGACCATTCGTCATCTGCTGCAGCACACCTCCGGCTTGATCGACTACGAAGATCTCCTGCCCGACACCGCCACGGTGCAGGTGCTCGACCGCAAGGTACTCGCGCTCATGCAGGCGCAGGACTCGACTTACTTTCCGCCGGGCACGCAGTATCGCTACAGCAATTCCGGCTATGCCGTGCTGGCGATGGTGGTCGAACGAGTCACCGGCATGCGCTTCGCCGAATTCCTGCGCGCCAACATCTTTGCGCCGCTGGGCATGAACAACACCGTGGCCTTCGAAAATGGGGTGTCGAGCGTCAAGCATCGCGCCCTGGGTTATCGCGAGGAAAACGGCGCGTTCGTTCTCAAGGACCAGAGCCTGACCAGTGCCGTGCTCGGCGACGGCGGCATCTATTCCTCCATCGAAGATCTGTTCAAATGGGATCAGGCGCTCTACACCGAGAGACTGGTCAGTGCCGCCACTTTGCAGCAGGCGTTCACGCCCGGCGTTCTCGCTGACGGCCGGCCGCTCGACTACGGCCTCGGCTGGCGCTTGCAGGAATATCGCGGCCATCGCCGCGTGCAGCACACCGGCAGCACCTCCGGTTTTCGCAACGTCATCCAACGCTATCCCGACGACAAATTCAGCGTGATCATTCTTACCAACCGCGCCGAGCCGGAGGTCGAAGAGTTGGCCACGCAGCTCACCGACATCTTCTTGTTTGGAAAATGA
- the idi gene encoding isopentenyl-diphosphate Delta-isomerase: MIETGAMQEQVILVDENDRALGIAEKLIAHREGRLHRAFSIFIFNASGEMLLQRRALQKYHSAGLWTNACCSHPRPGESLARATRRRLREEMGFECPLHPAFQFIYRAELEHGLIEHEYDHVFIGDHSGELQPDPREVMDHRWLSLPALAQELQTSPENYTVWFRIAAPRAVRSRGLPGFADIA, from the coding sequence ATGATCGAGACGGGAGCCATGCAGGAACAAGTCATTCTGGTCGATGAGAACGATCGCGCGCTCGGCATCGCCGAGAAGCTGATCGCCCACCGTGAAGGCCGGCTGCATCGCGCCTTTTCGATCTTCATCTTCAATGCGAGTGGCGAGATGCTGCTGCAACGCCGTGCGCTGCAGAAATATCATTCTGCTGGTTTGTGGACCAACGCCTGCTGCAGCCATCCGCGGCCGGGCGAATCACTGGCCCGGGCGACGCGGCGGCGGCTGCGCGAGGAAATGGGCTTTGAATGCCCGCTGCATCCGGCGTTTCAATTCATCTACCGGGCGGAACTCGAACACGGCTTGATCGAGCACGAATACGATCACGTTTTCATCGGCGATCATTCCGGCGAACTCCAGCCCGATCCCCGCGAAGTCATGGATCACCGCTGGCTGAGCCTGCCCGCCCTCGCACAGGAACTGCAAACTTCGCCGGAAAACTACACCGTCTGGTTTCGCATTGCCGCGCCGCGCGCCGTGCGTTCGCGCGGCTTGCCGGGATTTGCCGACATTGCCTGA
- a CDS encoding tetratricopeptide repeat protein, translated as MIARPNFHVTLCRLLRTLAPAAHAGAALSAVAMCGLLAACERKPPAKDISSMPGRAATWAGTEACRPCHFELYQGFKHTGMGRSFGRIDSALVAPLVAAAGVVHEPQSDFSYSVRMAGGRLFIREFRQDEAGRLHFEQERPAAYQIGSGNHTLSFIENRNGYLFEMPLTYYALRKLWDMSPGYRANNWRFDRPISATCMNCHNAPTAVTPQTENHFAQVPLSIGCENCHGPASEHVAIARQGHFSTEGVLNPLNLSRDLQMDICQRCHLEGLSVWHDHVTPEQVQIGRPLTAFKAVFAQGGAHESEHEFGIASQADRLRQSACFQKSGTLTCTTCHDPHESPRVSGREEFNDTCRGCHNSPGEVQCGMAAAPAQDCVGCHMKAGGTRDIPHVHFTDHYIRKLPAAADAANRSNLPAVPPLLPMLQAGEPAEQLMQRGLAYFQFHQTMIAAPAYLDSAIALLTAAKRQQAQRQDGEDDYALGGAYFLKGQLALAEAALREAVRRNPKHGRAYYVLGNVLLPAQRHEEALQAFALGQQAQPLFLENYLGLAQAQMASGSFDAAAANLAQVIVQDSLSFPEAFYYYGQIAHNRREFAAARSFYRRALARNPDMILAWLNTGATHVFEQNWRAAIACFDAILQRLPDHVPALMNKAVCLRNLGENKAARTIVNRVLTLEPHNQNAQNLLAELAAR; from the coding sequence ATGATCGCCAGACCCAATTTTCACGTCACCCTCTGCCGATTGCTCAGAACGCTTGCCCCCGCCGCTCATGCCGGTGCCGCATTATCCGCCGTGGCGATGTGCGGCCTGCTGGCCGCCTGCGAACGCAAGCCGCCGGCAAAGGACATCAGCTCGATGCCCGGTCGCGCCGCCACCTGGGCCGGCACGGAAGCATGCCGGCCATGCCATTTCGAGCTGTATCAGGGCTTCAAGCACACCGGCATGGGTCGCAGCTTTGGCCGCATTGATTCCGCGTTGGTGGCGCCGCTGGTGGCGGCCGCCGGTGTCGTGCATGAGCCGCAGTCGGATTTCTCCTATTCCGTGCGCATGGCCGGCGGCCGGCTGTTCATACGTGAATTCCGGCAGGATGAGGCCGGCCGCCTTCACTTTGAGCAGGAGCGGCCCGCCGCCTATCAAATCGGCAGCGGCAATCACACCTTGAGCTTCATCGAGAACCGCAACGGCTACCTGTTTGAAATGCCGCTGACCTACTATGCGCTGCGAAAGCTGTGGGACATGAGTCCGGGCTATCGTGCGAACAACTGGCGCTTCGACCGGCCGATCAGCGCGACGTGCATGAACTGCCATAACGCGCCGACCGCAGTCACGCCGCAAACCGAGAATCACTTTGCGCAGGTGCCGCTGAGCATCGGCTGTGAGAATTGCCACGGCCCGGCGAGTGAGCATGTGGCAATCGCGCGGCAAGGCCATTTTTCGACGGAGGGTGTGCTCAATCCCCTCAATCTGAGTCGCGACCTGCAGATGGACATTTGCCAGCGCTGCCACCTCGAAGGCTTGAGCGTGTGGCACGACCACGTCACCCCGGAGCAAGTGCAGATCGGCCGGCCGCTGACGGCATTCAAAGCCGTGTTTGCCCAGGGCGGCGCGCATGAGAGTGAGCACGAATTCGGCATTGCATCGCAGGCTGACCGGCTGCGCCAGAGCGCGTGCTTCCAGAAGAGCGGCACGCTCACCTGCACCACCTGCCATGATCCGCACGAAAGTCCGCGCGTTTCCGGCCGGGAGGAATTCAACGACACCTGCCGCGGCTGCCACAATTCGCCGGGTGAAGTGCAGTGCGGCATGGCTGCCGCGCCGGCGCAGGATTGTGTCGGCTGCCACATGAAAGCCGGCGGCACGCGCGACATTCCGCACGTTCATTTCACCGATCATTACATTCGCAAACTGCCGGCTGCCGCCGATGCGGCCAATCGATCCAACCTGCCCGCGGTGCCGCCGCTGCTGCCGATGTTGCAGGCCGGCGAGCCCGCGGAGCAACTCATGCAACGAGGGCTGGCTTATTTTCAATTTCATCAAACCATGATTGCCGCGCCGGCCTATTTGGACAGCGCGATTGCTTTGCTCACCGCTGCCAAGCGACAACAGGCACAGCGCCAGGACGGTGAAGATGATTACGCGCTCGGCGGCGCCTATTTTCTCAAAGGCCAGCTTGCGCTCGCGGAAGCCGCACTGCGGGAAGCGGTGCGCCGCAATCCCAAGCACGGCCGCGCTTATTACGTTCTGGGAAATGTGCTGCTGCCGGCGCAGCGTCACGAGGAAGCGCTGCAGGCCTTTGCCCTGGGGCAGCAAGCCCAGCCGCTCTTTCTGGAAAATTATCTCGGACTGGCGCAGGCGCAAATGGCCTCCGGCAGTTTCGATGCCGCCGCCGCCAATTTGGCGCAGGTCATCGTGCAGGACTCGCTGTCCTTTCCCGAGGCCTTCTACTATTATGGCCAGATCGCGCACAACCGCCGGGAGTTTGCAGCGGCGCGCAGCTTCTATCGCCGGGCGCTGGCGCGCAATCCCGACATGATCCTGGCGTGGCTGAACACCGGCGCGACACACGTCTTCGAACAGAACTGGCGCGCGGCAATCGCCTGTTTTGACGCCATCCTGCAGCGCTTGCCCGACCACGTGCCGGCGTTGATGAACAAGGCCGTGTGCTTGAGGAATCTGGGCGAGAACAAGGCGGCCCGGACGATCGTAAACCGCGTGCTCACCCTCGAACCTCACAATCAAAACGCGCAGAATCTCCTGGCTGAACTGGCGGCGCGCTGA
- a CDS encoding DUF3459 domain-containing protein, which translates to MNAQTMLLLLLFAGWMSACRAQSPAAPVHVPQWAQGAVWYQIFPERFRNGDPGNDPTVSRSLGHNRAAEWQLSPWTSNWYKLQPWERRHSSDFYAENVFNRMYGGDLAGVIAKLDYLADLGVTALYFTPIFESPSSHKYDASTWHHIEADFGHNRDADLALMRAEKKDTTAWAWSSADSVFLELIKQAHARGLRVVIDGAFNHVGREFWAFQDVIAQQAKSKYAEWFTVERWDDPATAADEMKYDCWWDVWTLPEFREDENGLPAGVKAYAWAITRRWMDPNGDGNPADGVDGWRLDATKDVTPAFWREWCAYTRQLNPEVYLSAEIWDEAPHWISNEMFNSVMNYPLAYAVMKFFINQQRATLSPPQFQEELARLLKLYPESVSLGLMNLVNTHDTDRLASMICNPDLDYDQRRSPRYNPNYDPTQPGAAAVQVQKMIVAFQATFPGSPLLFYGDEAGMWGADDPDCRKPMVWPEFEYEPETYKAIGRQAPAAAVQFDHDLHRHYRALLRLRREHPALRLGAWQPLPAEEAQGLWGFARQTQGDTVLAYFNLGQQEQTLTLPAAATTWQDVLQNKITATAGGGSSLALPAKTAAVLVRKN; encoded by the coding sequence ATGAATGCACAGACCATGCTGTTGCTGCTTCTGTTTGCCGGTTGGATGAGCGCCTGCCGGGCGCAGTCTCCAGCGGCGCCGGTGCATGTGCCGCAGTGGGCGCAGGGCGCTGTGTGGTATCAAATCTTTCCGGAACGCTTCCGCAACGGCGATCCCGGCAATGACCCGACCGTCTCGCGCAGCCTCGGCCACAACCGGGCCGCGGAGTGGCAACTCTCGCCGTGGACTTCGAATTGGTACAAGCTGCAGCCCTGGGAACGCCGGCACAGCAGCGACTTCTACGCCGAGAACGTGTTCAATCGCATGTACGGCGGCGATCTCGCCGGCGTCATCGCCAAGCTCGATTATCTCGCCGATCTCGGCGTCACCGCGCTTTACTTCACTCCGATCTTCGAATCGCCCTCCTCGCACAAATACGACGCCAGCACCTGGCATCACATCGAAGCGGATTTCGGCCACAACCGCGACGCTGATCTTGCACTCATGCGCGCCGAGAAAAAAGACACCACGGCCTGGGCCTGGTCGAGCGCCGACAGCGTCTTTCTCGAATTAATCAAGCAGGCGCATGCCCGTGGCTTGCGGGTGGTGATCGATGGCGCCTTCAATCATGTCGGCCGCGAATTCTGGGCGTTTCAGGACGTGATCGCACAGCAAGCCAAATCGAAATACGCGGAGTGGTTCACCGTCGAGAGGTGGGACGATCCCGCCACCGCCGCGGACGAGATGAAATACGATTGCTGGTGGGACGTTTGGACCCTGCCGGAATTCCGCGAAGATGAGAACGGCTTGCCGGCGGGAGTGAAGGCGTATGCCTGGGCCATCACCCGGCGCTGGATGGATCCCAACGGCGACGGCAATCCCGCCGACGGCGTGGACGGCTGGCGCCTCGATGCCACCAAAGATGTGACCCCGGCCTTTTGGCGCGAATGGTGCGCCTACACCCGCCAGCTCAATCCCGAAGTCTATCTTTCCGCGGAAATTTGGGACGAGGCGCCGCATTGGATCAGCAACGAGATGTTCAACTCGGTGATGAATTATCCGCTCGCGTATGCGGTGATGAAATTCTTCATCAATCAGCAGCGCGCGACGCTGTCGCCGCCGCAGTTTCAGGAAGAATTGGCGCGCCTGCTCAAGCTCTATCCCGAAAGCGTGAGTTTGGGTTTGATGAACCTGGTGAACACGCACGATACCGATCGCCTCGCCAGCATGATCTGCAATCCGGACTTGGATTATGATCAGCGACGCTCGCCGCGCTACAATCCCAACTATGATCCCACCCAACCCGGCGCGGCCGCGGTGCAGGTGCAGAAGATGATCGTGGCGTTTCAAGCGACGTTCCCCGGCTCACCGTTGCTCTTCTATGGCGATGAAGCCGGCATGTGGGGCGCCGACGATCCCGATTGCCGCAAGCCGATGGTGTGGCCGGAATTCGAGTATGAGCCGGAAACTTATAAGGCCATCGGCCGGCAGGCGCCGGCGGCGGCGGTGCAGTTCGATCATGATCTGCACCGGCACTATCGCGCGCTGCTGCGCTTGCGGCGCGAGCATCCGGCTTTGCGCCTCGGCGCGTGGCAGCCACTGCCGGCGGAGGAGGCGCAAGGGTTGTGGGGTTTTGCGCGGCAGACGCAGGGTGACACCGTGCTGGCTTACTTCAATCTCGGGCAGCAGGAACAAACCCTCACGCTGCCGGCCGCTGCCACCACGTGGCAGGACGTTCTGCAAAACAAAATCACCGCCACTGCGGGCGGCGGCAGCAGCCTTGCGCTGCCGGCCAAAACCGCGGCCGTTCTGGTGCGCAAGAATTGA